The sequence below is a genomic window from Humulus lupulus chromosome 3, drHumLupu1.1, whole genome shotgun sequence.
GGCACCTCTCTTCGTAGGTAGCATCTGTGTAACACGGCTTCAGTTTTCCTTGGCCAAAATAGTGGATTACATCAAAACCATCATTGGCCAAAACAGTGGTCTTCATTTTCTAGGAATTGCTCTCTAAGTGAGTGTCCACTTCTTTTTGTTTTTCTGAAACTAAAACTaagctttttttttcctttctttctttttgttattCACATGTTGAAATCATCAAACACCTATGGTGTTTGAGAAGGTGTTTGAGAAAAAGGCAAGAAGGAACTGAAAAGCaagtaaaattaaataattatcaatGAAATCACAATTAGGGGACCATTAGAAACATAACTACAACCTTTAAAAGCATCTCAAATACTGTTCATTATAATTTATAAGAAAAGTCATCTTTCACCTGTTGATATCTGTTTTTTGCATGTTTCTCTCTTCATGTGAGTGGAAAAATAACTAGGAAAAAAAAAGACCCAACTAAATTGGAGTTTGGACCTTATATACATTGAATTTCCTGTAACACAAGTATAGGAGCCAAAAAAGGAAAACACCATAGTTTTCATGCCCAAAACATAAGAAACACAAGTATCAGATTAAAAGTAAACAAGGAATTGAAGAATGAAaataaattcaaagagaaaagcagAGGCTACAAAACTAAATGGGTACTCACATGACTGGCTAGCATGTACAATAGCAGATAGTATGCAGCACCTGCCCAAGCAGTTTAAGCAAATACACCAGCTGTTCGATTTAATTCTGAAGTTAACGGTAACACTCGAAGCAATCTGGGAACATATTGGAGTAAGACAATGAAAAACAATGCTTGTTTTGTAGGAAGAACATCTGACCCGTCAGACTGCTGAAGATATCTCAAGACCACTGTCTGCAGAGATTAAAAATAGATAAGGAGTCAGAAATTAAGACCTCCACCTTCGTAGTCATTTTAATAGAAAAACCTTAACAATTAAAGAACTATCAACAATGCAAATTTTCAATAAAATGCCATACTAAAGGCAATAAAATGCAGCCTCATCCCTAAAAATGCCAACAGAGAAGCCCATATACTAAACTATTTCAGAGAAAAAAACTCGAATTGGTTCTTATATTAGAATTCATGTTTTCTTTTCCAGTAATAGAGCTTGACAATAAAAAATTACACAGAACTTTGGCTCTAAAACTAACAAGAACTATAGATTTTATTTTATACACAGAAACAAATGTACAAGAGAAACGACTTAATAAAATTTAGACATGAAGACTAGTAGCAAACACATAAGGAACTCTGAAGCAATATACAGAAAATAGATAACAAAATTAGATgcaaaatgaacaataaaagccAACTAAGAGTAAAATGGGCACAAAAAAACAGAAGTGATCTTCAATGagaatatattttttcattttcattttcactatcactagtatatatatatatatatttctctatACTATATAATGAGAATATATTAATAGAGATCCTTTATGTGTTTGTTTGTCTATTTCTTTTGATCATTATTTTTACTAGTAGATACTATACTGCTATATATAAACaatcaaatgagcattattttAGCATGCAAATTTTTTTGTCAAGTcagagaaaagaaataaaaaagttGCTTATAGATGTAAAATTGACATATAAACTTAAGCTAGCATTCCATTTTTAGTGCCCATTTGTGGTTGGCTTGCTTGATTTTATAATATGTAACTACTGGGTTAAGAAATTGACATCATTAACCTGGTGGAAATTGTGATTCTCAGACCATATTGGAGAGAGTATTCTATTCATTCAAATATTCTAATATATGATAATGTGAATTGAGCAAACATATACTTACCGGTATTTTAACAATGTCAGTACGGGGCCAACCCAAGGGATTATATGCCACTACAACCTGAAATAGTATTAGTAATTAAGACaatgaaaaattaaaaatctcACCTTAGTAACCATTGAAGGGTAAGGAAATCTCAAAATTTTACCAAACTTTTCCCTTCTGGAATGTCTTCTTTTGTTGGTGGGCAGTAACTGATATTGAATAATTGACACTGTTTAAATCAATGTAAAGAAGATAAGGACAATGGAAATAAGTAGACCAGAAATAGCTGCATCAGTCTAGAGAAATATGACGATTAGAGAAATTTAAAAGATTGAAGCAATTTCAATAGAAATACTGGGTTATAAGAGGCTACAAATACTCTGTTTTCTTAAGATCCTTGTTCTGCTTGAAGTTGGCCCAGGAAAGAAGACTATCCACAATGCCAGACTTTGCCACTGCAAGTTTAAAAGGTAAAACATAAACAAAGATACAGAAAGTAATGATAAGAATGCATCTACATAAACAAGCAAAGAGCTTCCCGAACCTTTCTTTAAGAACTCTGGTGGGAGTTCACATTTAGACCCAAAACTGCTTGGACAAATGGTAAGAGTTCCACCCTTGATTGTGGCAATCGAATTTACAAAGCTAACCTGGTTTAACAAGAGAAAAAAATCAGAATAAAACACCCTTAAAAGTGCAGAACAACATCAAAGTACtctcatttaaaataaaaattcaaataccTGTTGAAATTGCCCATCACTAAGGCTCACACAAACCTCCCACCTGTCATTCACTTTCTCTGTGATCCTGCAGAGAAATGGTCAAAAGAGTATGTTATCAAAAAATATaacaaatgaagaaaaatgaaacaCAACATAAGCTCAAGGGCCATTACTCAGATAAGCTCAACATAAGCAAGATTTCCCAATGAATTCCAGTCCCAGAGTACCAATATTGTGGCACCCATTAACTGTAAGATGAGTAAGTTGCTTGCAACCAGTGGCAATAGCTTCCAAACCCTTGTCACTTAGGAAATAGCAGTCACTTAGAGTGAGATCTTTTAGCTTCTTACATCTATTCCCAATGGCACATAAACCCCTGAGTTTTAAAATTAGGATGAAATGAAAGAATAAGTATTGAACTTACTAGAAAATAGAATAAAGATATGAAAAAAAGCCAAGTTGTTATCACATCTCTTCTATCTTATAAACTAAGCTACCCAATAGCATTTAGAGGCAATCAATAGAAAAATTGAAAAATGAACCTAAGAGCAAATGAAATAGACAAAAAAAAAGTACACGAGATTTAATTTGTTCCAATGAGTTCTATGGTTACAGATTCTTTATACCTGTAATCAGATAGCACATTGCTCGACAATAAATGACCAAAAACACATATCATATAAAGATGTAAAAACTGAGGCGACAAAGATTAAAAATGGCACTAACTTATCTGTGAATCTCTGGAAACTATATAGAGCTAATAACTCCAATGATGCACAAGAAGTGCCTACAGCTTTCAAAGCCTCATCAGTAACATTGATGCATTGTAGCTTCAATACTTTCTACATAGCACCTTTTACTTCCATATTTGTTCGAATAGCTAGCTAATGCAGTAAGAAGTTTCAATTGTAAGCAAAATCCAAGAATAagacaagtcattttctaagtatATATGGACAAGAACCATGAACATTAAGGAATGAATATTACAAGAGAAAAAGCAGGTAAAGCTCTCTCACCAGTCCACACCATTATTCAGATAACTGAACAAGCTATTAAATGTATATCATTTGTAGTGGTACTTGAAAAAGGGAGTGAATAAGTAGAAATAAAATAGTTAATGACACTAGAAACCATGAAAGAAACttccaaaggaaaagaaaaatctGACCTGCATTGTATGAACAAGCAACCGGATGATCTTTCAACATAGTATTTGCAGGTTGGACACCTTTTCCACTGCTTATTTTGAGCAAGGTTCTTCAACATAAtatcttccttctctctctcgtCCTTATTCAACTTCTGAAACTCCGCACACTCAATCCCTTCGTGCCAAGGAACCTTACACTGCGCGCAAAACATTCTATAGCAACTTGGGCACTTCGAGTTCGTCCTCTTTTCCATCATCGATCAACATCACTGAGCAATCCTTGTACAGACAGTAAAACTTTTCAGTCCCAAGAATCAGAGCCTCACACAACGCCGTGCCCCACCTGTCAAACACCTTTGGGGGAAGTATCGAACGACAGTACTCGGGCTCCAATGACCCGTTACAACCAGAAAAAGGGCAATCGATTCTCGTAATGTTATCTTGAAGCTTTGAAGCAACGTACCTGGCCATGCACCCGGAACAGTAAGAATGGCTACAACCCTTGATGCTAAACAACTCACTTCCAGACTTGGGTTCCGCGCATATCTCGCAAACGAAAGATGGGTCATTGTTGGAATTTGAAGACTGCCCGTTTTCGGAGCGTGGTGCGACTGAGGCACTCTAGGGCTAGCCACCGCTTGCAGACGAGGGAACAGGCGTCATGGCTGAGTTTAGAATCAAGCAGgcggaagaagaagaggaagacggTGGTTGATACTGAAACCCTAACTGGGTATCGCTTGAGGGATGGTCAGAAGTGTGTTATAAAAATGTTTAGAGCTTTGGAAATAAAAAAACAGAGGCAAATAAAAAAGTATAGAAGATAATTTGGCTCCAAAATTTTGGTACCGCCAATTTTGATACGGCCAATATTTTCCCCcctgttattttattatttgatgtattataatactttttcaatactattatattcatgtgttatggaaaggggtatttggtgtagtgtttttctcttctttttccatttttctcatgattcttagcaccaacctacaacaaagacaaacaaaagtgtaATCTTACACAAAacaaagactcaagattaccacaaaaacacattctaaaatgacactaaaatgaagttatcagcttttcaactctaataacccatatatatatatagtgtaggcatcatcattagtctaaccaataggattagagcatttaaaacacatcatttggagcattttacgtaaactgtacAACCCTAAAAGACCGCACAGGCAATGCATCACCTGCATGTAGGCAATGTATCGCCTATCGCCACCTACTAGCAATCGATAGGGATTTTTAAGCCCTTCGCATTtaggcgatgctacgccacttaggaGGCGATGTAtcaccaccctctctgactttggaccactccaatggtcctaaaattgctccaaatgttaccaaaatttttgggaatgtttggatacctcattgtatcactttagacccataaaaatcacttttagatgccttctacacaatctcatattttcacttctctttaagtgaaaaccgttaagtgttttgcacctcaacttgtaaacatcttaaccattatatttaaccaatctcaaaaaTCCTCCACTTAGTTAAATAAAATCCTCTCGTCTTAGCTTAACAATTTTGGTGcacaaaataaagtatctttccatttgaactttatcttagtgaaagtattacagagccttatcgaagtcattggtatcttaaagattgaaccaagtactccttaatgataaaaCCGGTAACACcgcacacacctccacttgaccattcattttcccacttttctcgcttagcactcatatggccatgtgctcatccatttcatgaactttctggggagaaactccaactcccatgagaggtggcacaccctctaagttcacataggtgaagttcttacaacatctttgctacctttagagatgcttgttgcacacaactgaacttcattaaaagccataggcttaaccctcacttggtagcaaccaacactaaccatcctcggatggaactcatgattttgttagtgttgaaacaattcacccaataacttgttcttacccattgaacccttgcccttgatgttcacaagtttagagttgggttgtcatcattggtgaatatattattcgaggagttttagtctcatcccttttgaagtagaacttactaacctcttcgcaagaggttttgtaaatagatctactaagttctcacttgtctttatATATGAGCTCGATATGATTCCTCctcgaatcaattgtctcacatactcatgtcttagacttgtATGTCTAGCCTTCTCATGCCATTATAAGCTCCAACTAATGTGGCTTGTTTATCACGATTGGgatattcctcatgaaatccctaagccacttggcctctttACCATTTGTCGCTAGAGTTATAAACTcattctccatggttgagtgaaatatatatttgtttcttTGAACCCCAAGaaaccgctcctcctccaagcaTAAACACCCAACAACTTGTGGAGAGTttatctcctacacttgatatccaactcacatcggaatatccttcaagtatctttaggaactttgaatattggaggcctagctgcttggtcattttaaggtaccctagaactctctcaatcacttctcaatgttccatacttggattgctagtaaacccacTTAGTTTACTAGTCgctctaccattgttcttttcaagttttatgcttgaatcaaatggtgtatttgcctctttgattttgagattactaaaattgtcaagcactttctcaacaaagtaatcttgacttaaggcataacccccattatttcttctcacttttataccaaagaaGGTATCGACCTCTCAAATGTCCTTCATTTATAAAGTGGAAGAttgaaacctcttcgtttccattatgcctctcatctcattactcaaaatcaacaatcatcaatatatagaGACATCAACATGACATAGCCGTCACAAGTCTtggagtataagcacttgtccattATTGTGTCTGCACCCATCCGAAACAATAgttttatcaaacttctcatgtcattatttcagtgcttgttttaaaccatataatgatttaacaagcctacacattttatgttcatttctccttagaacaaaaccctccggttgttccatataaatctcctcatcgagatctccatttaggaatgtcgttttgacatccatttgatgaacataaaggttatatattgatgataaggcaaataaaaCTCCTTTCGTGGTTGTTCTAGCAATTGGTGCatacgtgtaacgccctggttaccccagaacagttacagtgaacggtgaaccgaaaatttaactcgctacccaagtcctttggttaaaaatgtgcttctagtgTTATtgacaggctaaggtggaaaaccaataaaaaggaaatgatatattttatttaacgcataaaactgttcatgggcccataaaaacatttacaagttatttacaactcaaaatggtcattactgtttcaaatttacaacccgccgacctaagcggcaaaaatagggcaaaccccctagttcctctgagaactccttggtcgtggtggtcaagcggccgcatatgtacacaacaccacctaagctctccactcaaggctaggtgagcttttctttccctttacctgcaccacatagcacccatgagccaaagcctagcaagaaaacacaatatagcatgaatataatatcaacaatgatcataataatcattcaggactttcagtccaaaacagatgagtgacaattggaaaagtcactaaggtgggttccgttccctctaaccatgtgacaatagggtcaccagggctttacagataagtgatcctttcactagcttaaacaggataggtgcttgatgactagtcaccaacataacctacctcgtgaccatagagtcacaatcgtgggattccgctccctagccatgtgacaaatagtcacctaggccttggGCCTTGGCtatgagtaactagtcatagactagacaagcgcttataattttcatcgactttagagtcggtccagcattaatgctcctagagtcattcaacgctgatatcgattagatctaatcttttattggccctgcgtttaggacgcgtatgccgtttctgactctcaggtcagtaatacgtgaccagtgccgattctgaataatcagtgccatacacaagtaaacaaactctgctagcatttaatatgcaatcaatgtccacatttagtaaccaacatgcctcaacaacaaccacacatgtcatatacacagggtgcaattttcttacctctagttcgagagagaaatagaacaagaacgactcctgagaacgatcgacctttttaTTCCTTAacagttacctagtcataaccaattataacctccattaatgaaaatcaacaaggaaagggtcttgacctaaaccccactctcgagacctcgaaacgtacccatacggtgagtagattcgatcccgggccttaaggattgaaaccccgagccaaaaacccttaaaaacactcaaaacgagattttgaaggaacagagtagcgctacagcgctgttcactagcgccccagcgctattctcagaaccccaaacTGCCCAACAGAGCactgggtagcgctatagcaccccttggtgggcgctgtagcgctacacccagccagatcctcctctgaaacctcttccttcgactccttcaattccaactcaattccaatgcttccaaacctcatttttggtgccaaatgaacccaaaaaccatccccacatgccctaatcatcacaaccacaagaaccctagccaaaaactcccaacaaaaccaatcatccaacctagaaatctcaactgaaaatcaaagctaaaacagagcaaaccaggaaatttaatggctagaaacttacctcaagctcagattatgatgctcttcaatggtgtaacacactcccaagctctcaagacttacttcccaagcttggatcctcaagttaggctcaaaaatccaaagaggaAATGAAGAAaaacaggtacgggagaagctttgtTCTATGCTCTGTTTCTCttccttctacaaccttcaatggcttaatactatcctaggggtgaaaagaccaaaacacccctaggtcaaataaggatttctaaaggctcccaagggcaaaatttaCATTTCCatctatttcgttaatcataataaacgctctctaattcccgctattctcgatattctcaaacaccaataattcatatctcgttaccctttaattcccgaaaacgttctaatcattaaaatcaccccgagactcaccccgagccccaaatttaaacctgttatgactaaaccgctaattaatattcaaagattgtctcatgccgaatagctcgaacaaatctacattataatttggtctcaacaatctgtcaccgacatgcatacaaatatacaattatgccctcaacgggccaaattaccaaaacacccctgtaatgaaatgtgaacccacatgcatggattttaaatcatattataatataattcacataaacatgcatatcatcatttaatggcataattagcagttatggccctcccggcctactaatccagccattaaaccgcattagggatttcagggcattacaatacgtgtcaaagtaatcaattccttccttttgtttaatcctttagctactcatctagctttgaaggattgtatgtgccatcagtgtgatatttACTCCGAAATACCCACtttcacccaattggttttgaaccttgtgataggtctaccaattctcatgtatggttttacataattgaatctatctcatcatttattgcctccttccaaaaacataGTCTCACGAAGACattgtgtaacgacccgaatttgctaatcaggcttagggccttgattagtgtgccgggagggcaacaagtggtttaatatgcttatatgtgaatttatgtgtatatatgattatgatgcatgtttaatcgagttaaatgtgcatgtgggccccacctggatattaggggcataagtgtgataaatgttgtatatgtgtgatatgtctgtacagcacgatccaagatagtcctggggagcggttagccagagagtcacagcggggttgagatttggactcggggcgagtcgaggggtaatttgggtattagatgagttatgggattatcgggacatagacataaatatttggagatatatttgaggatagaatgtctaggcgggaatatttgggaaatttaccattttgccctcggggacgttttggtaccccgagccttgaggtaacgatatagacttaagctgaataaaacaaaatagaggaatAGCTTAGAAACTTAAGAAACCGACATTAGCCTATTCCTCCCAATTGAAGTTAGCttctatctctttctctccttcattctctaaggctttcaaagggaattcttggtgtaagctagcttaagcaagggatTCAGCTGTGATAACTTGGGAGCTTAAGGCTTGAGGATTAAGGTTCAACTCAGCAGGAGGTAagctttttcatggaagttatgtttaagtttcagctgtgtttccaagctttacatgtgggtagaatctaagctgtttttgggtattctagttgaatttttggagcagatttctgttgggttttagtgttgatattgagctggaatgatggtgttattatctaggattgttagcttggttttggtgagaattggcttgaggaaaggtttgGAAAAtggtgtaaaaatctgggttcgatgtggagcgccgcggccctaagaggggtgcgccgcggcctgcgtgcgcgcgcggccatgggaggccgagagatTCATGCGCGCTGTGATGCCTGGTGGGCGCGCCatggcccgtgtgggggtcagtgaggtgctagcctctgtttcgaggctagccgcgactcttgtgggtggggccgcgacccttagtgccagtttgagtttttagggtattttaggcttgggaactcaaggggtaaagctcgggatggattttaccacccggattgatagaattcaaggtcccgggggTTGGGGTTATGACTCGAAGATATTTATTGAATTAGAATTCGATGGATGGACGTTGGtaatgggttgtgactaggttttcggcgaggcttacgttagaggactgtgctcggggcatcggtgctcagaaagctcggaactcaggtaagaaaacccctgttcccatagagcttgtgtgcagggctgagcccaatgtgttgaatggaaatgatatgcagggccaAGCCCAATATGCTAGAACTGCAGAGTGTatctctttatctgtttatgcttgaattctgtacttgctgttatatcatgtatgatattatgtgagtgatcggcaagagccgggaacggtgtagaccgagaacggcgagaggccgg
It includes:
- the LOC133821069 gene encoding DNA topoisomerase 2-like — encoded protein: MLSLSEITEKVNDRWEVCVSLSDGQFQQVSFVNSIATIKGGTLTICPSSFGSKCELPPEFLKKVAKSGIVDSLLSWANFKQNKDLKKTDVNYSISVTAHQQKKTFQKGKVWL